Proteins encoded in a region of the Streptomyces sp. NBC_00513 genome:
- a CDS encoding MFS transporter yields the protein MLVEAVGGGCGQDVSMGVDEVATGSRGRRLFSGRDRAVIAAASLSMLLVQMDWFALNLMLPVIARDFSTPTTDLQWLVSGYMLTLGALMITGGRAADVHGRRTVIVWGLTGFALVSVVCAAAQNELWLVIGRVVQGATAALIFPVAVAVVTAHFRDDRQGRAVGTVLAFSAIGTALGPFVGGAFAEHVSWRAVFLLNVPFCAVAAFLMLRFVTDTRDEEAGHGLDLPGAVTVAAGLTAIMIAVDQGGRWGWASPATLGCLVAGALLLVLFVVIERRTAEPLLDLSLLRNAPFVTVTLAGSVSNIVYCLVAVLSALYLQQARGLSPLDAGLIFLALSVGAGSASYWSGHLAHRWRPETLMAGGLVLSGLGLLLLTWTNPLALYTAVFAVVGVGLGFGWALTNVATQSYVPENRLAAASGLVLTSLVLLGAVAVAVATTVLEVLSGSAERAASDGPAIEEVLRVAALLSLVGAAALLPLIRAGRRSPPRTTGTLPTP from the coding sequence ATGCTGGTGGAGGCGGTTGGCGGGGGCTGCGGACAGGACGTGTCGATGGGCGTGGACGAGGTGGCCACCGGATCGCGCGGGCGCCGGCTGTTCTCCGGCCGGGACCGCGCCGTCATCGCGGCGGCCTCGCTGTCGATGCTCCTGGTCCAGATGGACTGGTTCGCCCTCAACCTGATGCTGCCGGTGATCGCCCGGGACTTCTCCACCCCGACCACCGACCTCCAGTGGCTGGTCAGCGGCTACATGCTGACCCTGGGGGCCTTGATGATCACCGGGGGGCGAGCCGCCGACGTGCACGGCCGCCGGACCGTCATCGTCTGGGGGCTGACCGGCTTCGCCCTGGTGTCCGTGGTGTGCGCCGCCGCGCAGAACGAGCTCTGGCTGGTCATCGGGCGAGTGGTACAGGGGGCCACGGCGGCACTGATCTTCCCCGTCGCCGTCGCGGTCGTCACCGCCCACTTCCGCGACGACCGACAAGGCCGCGCCGTGGGCACCGTCCTGGCCTTCAGCGCGATCGGCACCGCGCTCGGACCGTTCGTGGGCGGAGCCTTCGCCGAGCACGTCAGCTGGCGGGCCGTGTTCCTGCTGAACGTGCCCTTCTGTGCCGTCGCGGCCTTCCTCATGCTGCGCTTCGTCACCGACACCCGCGACGAGGAGGCCGGACACGGACTGGACCTGCCCGGCGCGGTGACCGTGGCCGCCGGTCTCACCGCGATCATGATCGCCGTCGACCAGGGCGGTCGCTGGGGCTGGGCCTCGCCGGCCACCCTCGGCTGTCTGGTCGCGGGAGCCCTGCTGCTCGTCCTGTTCGTGGTGATCGAACGGCGGACCGCCGAGCCGCTGCTCGACCTGTCCCTGCTGCGGAACGCGCCGTTCGTCACCGTCACCCTGGCCGGCTCCGTGTCGAACATCGTGTACTGCCTGGTGGCGGTCCTGTCCGCGCTGTACCTCCAGCAGGCCCGCGGGCTCTCCCCGCTGGACGCCGGGCTGATCTTCCTCGCGCTGTCCGTCGGCGCGGGATCGGCCAGCTACTGGTCCGGGCACCTCGCCCACCGGTGGCGGCCCGAGACGCTGATGGCCGGCGGCCTGGTCCTGAGCGGACTCGGCCTCCTGCTGCTGACGTGGACGAACCCGCTCGCCCTCTACACCGCGGTCTTCGCTGTCGTGGGCGTCGGACTCGGGTTCGGCTGGGCCCTGACGAACGTGGCCACCCAGTCGTACGTCCCCGAGAACCGCCTGGCCGCCGCCTCCGGGCTGGTCCTCACCTCACTGGTCCTGCTCGGCGCCGTGGCGGTGGCCGTCGCGACGACCGTCCTGGAGGTCCTCAGCGGATCCGCGGAGCGGGCCGCCTCCGACGGACCGGCCATCGAGGAGGTGCTGCGGGTCGCGGCGCTCCTGTCGCTCGTGGGCGCCGCCGCGCTCCTCCCGCTGATCCGGGCGGGACGCCGGTCGCCCCCGAGGACGACCGGAACCCTTCCGACGCCGTGA
- a CDS encoding SapB/AmfS family lanthipeptide: MTLLDLQSMETPKEEITEAAMTGGGSRASLLLCGDSSLSITTCN, encoded by the coding sequence ATGACGCTTCTTGACCTGCAGTCGATGGAAACCCCCAAGGAAGAGATCACCGAGGCCGCGATGACGGGCGGCGGAAGCCGCGCGAGCCTGCTGCTCTGCGGAGACAGCAGCCTGAGCATCACGACCTGTAACTAA
- a CDS encoding ABC transporter ATP-binding protein, with amino-acid sequence MTPHDDPPEPAVLAHERSRGTATPTGPEAHRSADRALREAARHSTGRAGAVLGCATAASAAALAEPALLGLTLDLLLRRDPAAPYWTLLCAAVIVAEVFLDAATTRLTGAVDARSTAWLRRLGLSRLLRTAPHHAARLAPGEIAARLTAHATEAGTVPATLATGIAALLPPIGGLVALFVIDPWTALAFVAGLPPLVLLLRAFARDSSAIVSRYQRAQLATAGRLVEALAGARTIAAAGTAARERARILARLPDLDTEGRRMWQVYGATMARTTALMPLLLYVVLGVGGIRLSSGALDVGELLAAVRYAGLAAGIGAVTGKLSAAVRGRAAARRTAELFDLPALEHGDRRLPDGGPGTLELRGVRVTRDGTAVLRDIDLLVPGGTTAAVVGGSGSGKTLLAAVAGRLADPDSGQVLLDGVPLRDLTAEALRRDVGHAFHRPALLGDSVGDAIAFGSGPPPDPEAVRGAARAAGADLFVRRLPRGYDTPVADAPMSGGEAQRLGLARAFCRAGRLLILDDATSSLDTVTAREVERAIAEQVRAGTRIVVAHRISSAARADLVVWLEEGRVRATGTHVELWRDPYYRAVFAAGARPEPAPAPGPEPAPAPGPEPAPAPGPDPGPARTADPIGPSGQGAAR; translated from the coding sequence ATGACCCCGCACGACGACCCGCCGGAACCGGCCGTCCTCGCCCACGAACGCTCCCGGGGTACCGCGACCCCCACGGGCCCCGAGGCCCACCGCTCCGCCGATCGCGCACTCCGCGAAGCCGCCCGGCACAGCACCGGACGGGCCGGCGCCGTGCTCGGATGCGCGACCGCCGCCTCCGCCGCCGCCCTCGCCGAACCGGCGCTGCTCGGCCTCACCCTCGACCTCCTGCTCCGCCGCGATCCGGCCGCCCCGTACTGGACCCTGCTGTGCGCCGCCGTCATCGTGGCCGAGGTGTTCCTGGACGCCGCCACGACCCGGCTCACCGGCGCGGTGGACGCCCGCTCCACGGCCTGGCTGCGCCGGCTGGGACTCTCCCGACTGCTGCGCACCGCGCCGCACCACGCGGCCCGGCTCGCCCCCGGCGAGATCGCCGCGCGACTGACCGCCCACGCCACCGAGGCCGGAACCGTGCCGGCCACCCTCGCGACCGGGATCGCCGCGCTGCTGCCCCCGATCGGGGGACTCGTCGCACTGTTCGTCATCGATCCCTGGACCGCACTGGCCTTCGTCGCGGGACTGCCCCCGCTCGTCCTCCTGCTGAGGGCCTTCGCCCGCGACTCCTCCGCCATCGTCTCCCGCTACCAGCGGGCGCAACTCGCGACCGCGGGCCGACTCGTCGAGGCCCTGGCCGGGGCGCGCACCATCGCCGCCGCCGGCACCGCCGCCAGGGAACGCGCCAGGATCCTCGCCCGGCTGCCCGACCTCGACACCGAGGGTCGCCGGATGTGGCAGGTGTACGGCGCGACGATGGCCCGCACCACCGCCCTCATGCCGCTCCTGCTGTACGTCGTCCTCGGCGTGGGCGGCATCCGCCTGTCCTCCGGCGCGCTCGACGTCGGCGAACTCCTCGCCGCCGTGCGCTACGCCGGCCTCGCCGCCGGCATCGGCGCCGTCACCGGCAAACTCAGCGCCGCGGTACGGGGCCGGGCCGCCGCCCGCCGCACCGCCGAACTGTTCGACCTGCCCGCCCTGGAACACGGCGACCGGCGGCTGCCCGACGGCGGCCCCGGCACCCTGGAACTGCGCGGCGTACGCGTGACCCGCGACGGAACCGCGGTACTGCGCGACATCGACCTGCTCGTCCCCGGCGGGACCACGGCGGCCGTCGTGGGCGGCTCGGGCTCCGGCAAGACGCTGCTCGCCGCCGTCGCCGGACGACTCGCGGACCCCGACAGCGGGCAGGTGCTGCTGGACGGTGTCCCGTTGCGGGACCTGACCGCCGAAGCCCTGCGCCGCGACGTCGGCCACGCCTTCCACCGGCCCGCCCTGCTCGGCGACAGCGTGGGCGACGCCATCGCGTTCGGATCGGGCCCACCGCCGGACCCCGAAGCGGTGCGCGGGGCCGCCCGGGCGGCCGGTGCGGACCTGTTCGTACGCCGCCTGCCCCGGGGGTACGACACGCCGGTGGCCGACGCCCCCATGTCCGGCGGGGAAGCCCAACGCCTCGGCCTGGCAAGGGCGTTCTGCCGCGCCGGCCGACTGCTGATCCTCGACGACGCCACCTCCAGCCTCGACACGGTCACCGCCCGCGAGGTCGAGCGGGCCATCGCGGAACAGGTCCGGGCCGGCACCCGGATCGTCGTCGCGCACCGGATCTCCTCGGCCGCCCGGGCCGACCTCGTCGTGTGGCTGGAAGAGGGACGAGTTCGGGCCACCGGCACGCACGTCGAGTTGTGGCGCGATCCGTACTACCGGGCCGTGTTCGCCGCGGGGGCGCGACCGGAGCCCGCGCCCGCGCCCGGTCCGGAGCCCGCGCCCGCGCCCGGTCCGGAGCCCGCGCCGGCGCCCGGGCCCGATCCCGGGCCGGCCCGCACGGCCGACCCGATCGGCCCGAGCGGTCAGGGGGCGGCCCGGTGA
- a CDS encoding TlpA disulfide reductase family protein: MRSRVVAAALLLALGLSLTGCSSDGADPATRGAAGAPAAGRQTAPSHLRFTAKTLDGAVFDGAALAGKPVLFWFYGAACAECPAQAFETAAKADRYVGRVHVVAVAEPGAGNGLQGFAAPAGAGRLPHLSDVGHALRDRFHAEGINTYVLLDEDGEVLYKGAGAEGDKLDGELAALASGV, encoded by the coding sequence ATGCGTTCTCGTGTCGTCGCCGCCGCCCTGCTCCTCGCCCTGGGCCTGTCGCTGACGGGCTGCTCGTCCGACGGGGCCGACCCCGCCACCCGAGGTGCCGCCGGCGCGCCGGCCGCAGGCCGCCAGACGGCCCCCTCCCACCTGCGCTTCACCGCCAAGACCCTGGACGGCGCGGTGTTCGACGGTGCGGCGCTCGCGGGCAAGCCCGTGCTGTTCTGGTTCTACGGGGCCGCGTGCGCCGAGTGCCCTGCCCAGGCCTTCGAGACCGCGGCCAAGGCCGACCGCTACGTCGGGCGCGTACACGTGGTGGCCGTCGCGGAACCGGGGGCGGGCAACGGCCTGCAGGGCTTCGCCGCCCCGGCCGGGGCGGGCCGGCTCCCGCACCTCTCCGACGTCGGCCACGCCCTGCGGGACCGCTTCCACGCCGAGGGCATCAACACCTATGTGCTGCTCGACGAGGACGGCGAGGTCCTCTACAAGGGCGCCGGCGCGGAGGGCGACAAACTCGACGGGGAGCTCGCCGCCCTCGCCTCCGGCGTCTGA
- the lanKC gene encoding class III lanthionine synthetase LanKC translates to MNKGYAAFCDADRWFYDAPYRRADENYGPALAPVPTGWRSHRTGDWYALRPVGVELPAQGWKIHVSACLDNAESILDRVHAYCVPRRIAFKFVPSRHLLHIRNAKYADRAAGGKFITVYPADQEQCRRIAEDLDALLTGEPGPYILSDLRWGAGPVHLRYGSFTLRHCYDARGELVPAIETPDGTLVPDPRGPVFQPPEWVDLPAFLKPHLDARSAVTLTDVPYTIERALHFSNGGGVYAGTDSRTGEPVVLKEARPHAGLAADGADAVARLHRERTALERLEGLDCVPSVRGTFTVGDHHFLVLQYLEGKPLNTYFARRHPLIEAEPDPEELASYTRWALTIHRRVTEAVEAVHARGVVFNDLHLFNIMVTEDENGEPSVALLDFEAAAHVDEGLRQTVANPAFVAPAGRRGFSVDRYALACLRLALFLPLTSLFVLDRAKATHLADIAAEQFPVPRAFLDEAVEEILYDPPPGEPGHRPTVPTGPYLPVEPGDWPRARASMTAALRASATLDRDDRLFPGDIAQFATAGGGTGFGHGAAGVLYALAETGAEPWPEAEKWLLKRTEEPASGTPLGFYDGLAGTAWTLDRLGHRERALALAEQLLRQPWQTVGPDLHSGLAGVGLALDALGTTTGESALHDAALRCAELVARSAPDLTRAGLLYGNAGPALLFLRLYERTGDAELLARAGQALHRDLDHCVTSAFGTLQVNEGWRTMPYLGEGSAGIGMVLDDWLEHGADPRFEEARRGIVAAAQATFYAQPGLFRGAAGMILHLARTTTPGPGTRPDDIARQIDALARHAVPYQGQLAFPGEQMMRLSMDLSTGTAGALLALGSAAPGGRAHLPFLPPLRDAAAAPKPVPQGAVTHRYIPGEEEELT, encoded by the coding sequence GTGAACAAGGGGTACGCCGCGTTCTGCGACGCCGACCGTTGGTTCTACGACGCCCCGTACCGACGGGCCGACGAGAACTACGGCCCGGCCCTCGCTCCCGTACCGACCGGGTGGCGTTCGCACCGCACCGGCGACTGGTACGCGCTGCGCCCCGTCGGCGTCGAACTCCCCGCCCAGGGCTGGAAGATCCACGTCTCCGCCTGTCTGGACAACGCCGAGTCGATCCTCGACCGCGTCCACGCCTACTGCGTGCCCCGGCGCATCGCCTTCAAGTTCGTGCCGAGCCGCCACCTGCTGCACATACGCAACGCCAAGTACGCCGACCGCGCGGCCGGCGGGAAGTTCATCACCGTCTACCCGGCCGACCAGGAACAGTGCCGGCGCATCGCCGAGGACCTCGACGCCCTGCTGACCGGCGAGCCCGGACCGTACATCCTGAGCGATCTGCGCTGGGGCGCCGGACCGGTCCACCTGCGCTACGGCAGCTTTACCCTGCGGCACTGCTACGACGCGCGGGGCGAACTCGTGCCGGCGATCGAGACCCCCGACGGCACCCTCGTCCCGGACCCCCGCGGGCCGGTGTTCCAACCGCCCGAGTGGGTCGACCTCCCGGCCTTCCTCAAGCCGCACCTCGACGCCCGCTCGGCCGTGACGCTCACCGACGTGCCCTACACGATCGAGCGCGCGCTCCACTTCTCCAACGGGGGCGGCGTCTACGCCGGCACGGACAGCCGCACCGGCGAACCGGTGGTGCTGAAGGAGGCCCGCCCCCACGCGGGACTTGCCGCCGACGGAGCCGACGCCGTGGCCCGGCTGCACCGCGAGCGGACCGCCCTGGAACGACTGGAGGGCCTGGACTGCGTCCCGTCCGTCCGTGGCACCTTCACCGTCGGCGACCACCACTTCCTCGTCCTGCAGTACCTGGAGGGCAAGCCGCTCAACACGTACTTCGCCCGCCGCCACCCCCTGATCGAGGCGGAACCCGACCCGGAGGAACTCGCCTCCTACACGCGGTGGGCGCTGACGATCCACCGGCGGGTGACGGAGGCCGTGGAGGCCGTGCACGCCCGCGGGGTCGTCTTCAACGACCTGCACCTGTTCAACATCATGGTGACGGAGGACGAGAACGGCGAACCCTCCGTGGCGCTCCTGGACTTCGAGGCCGCCGCCCACGTCGACGAAGGGCTGCGGCAGACCGTCGCCAACCCGGCGTTCGTCGCCCCCGCCGGACGACGCGGCTTCTCCGTCGACCGCTACGCCCTCGCCTGCCTCAGACTCGCCCTGTTCCTGCCACTGACCAGCCTGTTCGTACTGGACCGGGCGAAGGCCACACATCTGGCCGACATCGCCGCCGAACAGTTCCCCGTACCGAGGGCCTTCCTCGACGAGGCCGTGGAGGAGATCCTCTACGACCCGCCGCCCGGCGAGCCCGGCCATCGCCCGACCGTACCCACCGGCCCGTACCTGCCCGTCGAACCGGGGGACTGGCCCCGCGCCCGCGCCTCCATGACGGCCGCCCTGCGCGCCTCCGCCACCCTGGACCGCGACGACAGGCTCTTCCCCGGCGACATCGCCCAATTCGCCACGGCGGGCGGCGGAACCGGCTTCGGACACGGCGCCGCGGGCGTCCTCTACGCCCTCGCCGAGACCGGCGCCGAACCCTGGCCCGAGGCCGAGAAGTGGCTGCTCAAACGGACCGAGGAGCCGGCCTCCGGCACACCCCTCGGCTTCTACGACGGCCTCGCCGGCACCGCCTGGACCCTCGACCGGCTCGGGCACCGTGAACGCGCCCTCGCCCTCGCCGAGCAACTGCTGCGCCAACCGTGGCAGACCGTCGGCCCCGACCTGCACAGCGGCCTCGCCGGAGTCGGCCTCGCCCTGGACGCCCTGGGCACCACGACCGGGGAGAGCGCCCTGCACGACGCCGCCCTGCGCTGCGCCGAACTCGTCGCCCGCTCCGCCCCCGACCTCACCCGGGCGGGACTCCTGTACGGCAACGCCGGTCCCGCCCTGCTCTTCCTGCGCCTGTACGAACGCACCGGCGACGCGGAACTCCTGGCGCGAGCCGGACAAGCCCTGCACCGCGACCTCGACCACTGCGTGACCAGCGCGTTCGGCACCCTCCAGGTCAACGAGGGCTGGCGGACCATGCCCTATCTGGGCGAGGGCAGCGCCGGCATCGGCATGGTGCTCGACGACTGGCTGGAGCACGGCGCCGACCCGCGCTTCGAGGAGGCCCGGCGCGGCATCGTGGCGGCCGCCCAGGCCACCTTCTACGCCCAACCCGGACTGTTCCGCGGCGCGGCCGGCATGATCCTGCACCTCGCCCGGACCACGACCCCCGGACCCGGGACGCGGCCCGACGACATCGCGCGGCAGATCGACGCCCTCGCCCGGCACGCCGTCCCCTACCAAGGCCAACTGGCCTTCCCCGGCGAGCAGATGATGCGCCTGTCCATGGACCTGTCCACGGGCACGGCCGGCGCTCTCCTCGCCCTCGGCAGCGCCGCGCCCGGCGGGCGCGCGCACCTGCCGTTCCTCCCGCCGCTGCGCGACGCCGCAGCGGCCCCCAAGCCGGTCCCGCAAGGGGCCGTGACCCATCGGTACATCCCCGGAGAAGAAGAGGAACTGACATGA
- a CDS encoding response regulator transcription factor produces MTKVLVVHSVRLVRSALAALLRSEGPFEVTAVGWRTAVRETESLRPDVTVVDLDCPGAAPLLAGAGRRDRHASSPASSPILVLASAGTPGSLRRAFRAPVLGCVDKDGSPGRLVRAVRRVAAGERFVDASLASACMEADPVPLSPRELSVLARAAEGDSIAEIASALHLASGTVRNYMAAATRKAGARNRIDAIRISRREGWV; encoded by the coding sequence ATGACGAAGGTCCTGGTCGTGCACAGCGTTCGCCTCGTCCGCTCCGCCCTCGCGGCACTGCTGAGATCCGAGGGCCCCTTCGAAGTCACCGCCGTGGGCTGGCGGACCGCGGTGCGCGAGACGGAGTCCTTACGCCCCGACGTCACGGTCGTCGACCTCGACTGTCCGGGCGCCGCTCCGCTCCTGGCGGGGGCGGGCCGCAGGGATCGGCACGCCTCCTCCCCCGCGTCCTCGCCGATACTGGTTCTGGCCTCGGCGGGTACGCCCGGATCGCTGCGGAGGGCGTTCCGGGCACCGGTGCTGGGGTGTGTGGACAAGGACGGCTCGCCGGGCCGCCTGGTACGGGCCGTGCGCCGGGTCGCGGCCGGTGAACGTTTCGTCGACGCCTCGCTCGCGTCCGCCTGCATGGAGGCGGACCCGGTACCGCTGAGTCCGCGCGAACTCAGTGTGTTGGCCCGTGCGGCGGAGGGCGATTCGATAGCCGAGATAGCCAGCGCCCTGCACCTGGCCAGCGGCACCGTCCGCAACTACATGGCCGCCGCCACGCGCAAGGCCGGCGCACGCAATCGCATCGACGCCATCCGCATTTCGCGCAGGGAAGGCTGGGTCTGA
- a CDS encoding ABC transporter ATP-binding protein gives MNEHDTWRRVSPDARRFLRGRSPALARLGGWSLLESAHTFLTGYGVARALDDGFLAGRTAVGLGWLVVAGLGALLGALALRGVFAALADLVEPLRDGLVRRAVRHALDRAVADPSRAADAGAVSRLTQQTEMARDSFAGIVLTARSFVFTAAGALAGMAALAPVLLLVVLPPLLLGLGLFLATLRPMAGVQRDSLDTDEALSRRVGAVGEGLRDIVACGGGASATSGVETLIGAQERLTRRLARWAAVRTVALGAAGRLPVISLLVATPWLLDRGVTAGTLVGALTYLVQALLPALHSLMTALGSAGTRLLVVLERFHEPEPAPNPSHSPSPPARPSPVPSPATPPVPPSAAELRGVTFAYGPRAAPVLEDLDLVVRPGEHLAVVGPSGIGKSTLTALLAGLLSPDRGTVLVAGAAARGERDASEPDPRRTLLPQQAYVFTGTVRENLTHLCPGAHPPDDARVREAVVALGVGALVERLGGLDGAVVPQRLSQGECQQLALAAAHLSPAPLLLLDEATCHLDPHTEARAERALAARPGTLVVVAHRISSAARADRVLVLDGTRAVCGTHEELPGRSPLYRDLVGLWNAAGED, from the coding sequence GTGAACGAGCACGACACCTGGCGGCGCGTGAGCCCCGACGCGCGCCGGTTCCTGCGAGGGCGCAGCCCCGCCCTGGCACGACTCGGGGGCTGGTCGCTCCTGGAGTCCGCCCACACCTTCCTCACCGGCTACGGGGTGGCCCGCGCCCTCGACGACGGCTTCCTCGCCGGGCGCACCGCGGTCGGCCTGGGCTGGCTCGTGGTCGCCGGACTCGGCGCCCTGCTCGGCGCCCTCGCGCTGCGCGGGGTCTTCGCCGCCCTCGCCGACCTGGTGGAACCGCTGCGCGACGGCCTCGTGCGCAGGGCCGTGCGGCACGCCCTCGACCGGGCCGTCGCCGACCCGTCCCGCGCCGCGGACGCCGGCGCCGTCTCCCGGCTCACCCAGCAGACGGAGATGGCCCGGGACTCCTTCGCGGGCATCGTCCTCACCGCCCGTTCGTTCGTGTTCACGGCCGCGGGCGCGCTGGCCGGCATGGCGGCCCTCGCCCCCGTGCTGCTCCTCGTCGTACTGCCCCCGCTGCTCCTGGGCCTCGGTCTCTTCCTCGCCACGCTGCGCCCCATGGCCGGCGTGCAACGCGACTCCCTCGACACCGACGAGGCGCTGTCGCGCCGGGTGGGCGCGGTCGGTGAGGGACTGCGCGACATCGTGGCCTGCGGCGGGGGAGCGAGCGCGACCTCCGGGGTGGAGACCCTGATCGGGGCGCAGGAGCGGCTGACCCGCCGCCTCGCCCGGTGGGCGGCCGTGCGTACCGTCGCCCTCGGCGCGGCGGGCCGGCTGCCGGTGATCTCCCTGCTGGTGGCGACCCCGTGGCTGCTGGACCGGGGAGTCACCGCCGGGACCCTGGTGGGCGCGCTCACCTACCTCGTACAGGCGCTGCTGCCCGCCCTGCACTCCCTGATGACGGCCCTCGGATCCGCCGGCACCCGGCTGTTGGTGGTACTGGAGCGCTTCCACGAGCCCGAGCCCGCCCCGAACCCCTCGCATTCCCCGTCGCCCCCGGCGCGTCCGTCGCCCGTACCGTCGCCCGCGACGCCGCCCGTCCCGCCGTCCGCCGCGGAGCTGCGCGGCGTGACCTTCGCCTACGGCCCCCGGGCGGCCCCCGTGCTGGAGGACCTCGACCTGGTCGTCCGCCCGGGCGAGCACCTCGCCGTCGTCGGCCCGAGCGGCATCGGCAAGTCGACGCTCACCGCGCTGCTCGCCGGGCTGCTCAGCCCCGACCGGGGCACGGTCCTGGTCGCAGGGGCGGCCGCACGCGGAGAGCGGGACGCCTCGGAGCCGGATCCTCGACGCACCCTGCTGCCCCAGCAGGCCTACGTCTTCACCGGCACCGTCCGGGAGAACCTGACCCACCTGTGCCCCGGAGCGCATCCACCCGACGACGCCCGGGTGCGCGAGGCGGTCGTCGCCCTGGGCGTGGGCGCCCTCGTCGAGCGGCTCGGCGGCCTGGACGGGGCCGTCGTGCCGCAGCGACTGTCCCAGGGCGAGTGCCAGCAGCTCGCCCTGGCCGCGGCCCACCTCTCACCCGCTCCGCTGCTGCTGCTCGACGAGGCCACCTGTCACCTGGACCCGCACACCGAGGCGCGTGCCGAGCGGGCCCTCGCCGCCCGTCCGGGCACGCTGGTCGTGGTGGCCCACCGGATCTCGTCGGCGGCCCGGGCCGACCGGGTCCTCGTACTGGACGGGACCCGGGCGGTGTGCGGCACGCACGAGGAACTTCCCGGCCGATCGCCCTTGTACCGGGACCTGGTGGGGCTCTGGAACGCCGCGGGGGAGGACTGA